CTGCTTGCCGAGCTGGATATGCCTCTGGAGGCAGTGGTGGATCTGGAGCTGGAGAGCAGGCTCATAGTGGAGCGCCTTTCCAGCCGTATGGTGTGCCCCGGCTGCGGCGAACCCTACAATACCAGGTCCAAGATGCCCGCCAAGGAAGGTGTGTGCGACGTGTGCGGCTGCGAGATCATCCGCAGGGACGACGACATGCCCGACGCCATACAGAACCGTCTGGACACCTATGCAAGGCTCACCGCTCCCCTTATCAGCTATTACAGGGACAAGGGTATCCTGAAGGGCGTTGACGCCTCCGGCAGCATCAATGAGATAGAGCGTCTTATCAGGGACGCGCTGGGAGTATAGCTTGGTAACCAAAAAGACTCCCCGGGAGCTGGACCGCCAGAGAAGCGCCTGCAAGGTGGTGGCCGAGGTCCTGCAGTATGCAGGCCGGGCGCTCAGCCCCGGTATGACAACTCTGGAGCTGGACAGGCTCATAGACGCAAAGTGCGCCGAGCTGGGCGCCGTTCCCTCCTTCAAGGGCCTCTACGGCTTTCCGGGGGCTGCCTGCATCTCGGTGAACGACGAGCTCATACACGGCATCCCTTCGGACAGACGGGTGCTCAATGAGGGAGACATAGTGTCGGTGGACTTCGGCGCCTGCAAGAACGGCTATCACGGCGATTCCACCGTGACCTTTGTGGTGGGAGGCCCGGACAAGGCCTCCGAGGAGGCCGCAAGGCTGCTCACGGTCACCCGCAACGCTCTCGCGATAGGCATCAAAAACGCCTTTCCCGGCAACAGGCTGGGGGATCTGGGCAGCGCCATCGAGGAATACGTCACGAGCATGGGCTGCAGCGTGGTCAGGGAATACGTGGGCCACGGCATAGGCAAGTCGGTCCATGAGGACCCCTCGGTGCCCAATTACGGGGTCCCGGGCAAGGGACTGAGGCTTTCCGAAGGCGTGGTGCTGGCCATAGAGCCCATGGTGAACGCAGGCTCTCCCGCCATCAGAGTGTTGGACAACAAGTGGACCGTGGTCACCCGGGACGGGGCGCTGTGCGCTCATTTTGAGCACACGGTGGCCGTCACCAAGAACGGTCCGGAAATATTGACAAAGCTATAGGAGGTGTTTCTTTGGCTAAAGAAGAAGCTATTACCGTAGAAGGCAGAGTGGTGGATTCGCTGCCCAATGCGGCCTTTAAGGTGGAGCTGCCTCAGGGGCCCATCATCACAGCCCATATATCGGGCAAGATGCGCATGAACTATATACGCATATTGCCCGGCGACAGGGTGACGGTGGAGCTGAGCCCCTACGATCTGACCAGGGGCAGGATCACATATAGATTCAAAAATTAGTTATTCATCCCTGCAGCTTAAGAAAGACTTTACTTTTGGCATTAATTGTGATATAATAGATTATTGCCATTATATATTTATGTGTCCATAGGCGTATGGGCACCAGGTAAGGAGTGACTCATGAAAGTCAGAGCTTCTGTAAAGCCTATGTGCGACAAGTGCAAGGTAATCAAGAGACACGGTGTGGTCAGGGTTATCTGCTCTGCGTATCCTAAGCACAAACAAAGACAAGGCTAAGAGACCGGATACAAAAAGTTATTGGAGGAAAACGTAACTTGGCAAGAATTGCAGGTGTGGACTTACCTCGGGACAAAAGGATCGAGTACGGACTGACCTATATCTTCGGCATCGGGCTGACCAGCTCCCGCAAGATATTGGCCGACGCCGGCGTAGATCCCGACACCAGGGTCAAGGACCTGTCTGAGACCGAAATAGGCCGTCTCAGAAAAGTGATCGAAGACAGCTACACTGTCGAAGGAGACCTCAGGCGTGAGGTCGGCATGGCTATACGCCGCTTAGTGGAAATAGGCTGCAACAGGGGGAGACGTCACAGGATGAATCTTCCGGTGCGCGGTCAGAGAACAAAGACGAATGCAAGAACCAGAAAGGGCCCGAGAAAGACAGTCAGCAGGTCCAAGAAGGCAGCAGATTAGGGGAGGCTTTTAAGTGGTACGAAAACAAGTTGAACGCGTCAAAGCAAAGCCCAAGAGAAATGTTGCTCACGGTGTGGCTCATATCAAGAGTACCTTCAACAACACGCTGGTGTCCATCACCGACGACAACGGACAGGTACTGAGCTGGTGCTCCGCCGGTCAGGTGGGGTTCAAGGGCTCGAAGAAGAGCACTCCTTTTGCTGCATCCCTTGCTGCCGACAAGGCCGCCAAGGCCGCCATGGAGCACGGTCTGCAGAAGGTGGACGTGATGGTAAAGGGTCCCGGTTCGGGAAGAGAGACAGCTATCAGAGCGCTGGCCACCGCCGGTCTCGATATAGTTATGATCAAGGACGTGACGCCCATTCCTCATAACGGCTGCAGACCCCCCAAGAGAAGAAGAGTATAGTTTGCATAGTTTGCATTAAAGGAGATTTATATGTCATCACAGAGTATCCCTGCCTGCAAGATGTGCAGACGCGAAGGATCAAAATTATATATCAAAGGCACCCGCTGCTATTCCAAGAAGTGCCCCTTTGACACCGTGAAGAGCGGCAAGAACAGCGAGAAGGCAGTTCCTCCCGTTCCCGGTATGCACGGTCAGAGCATGCAGCGCAAGCTGTCCGACTACGGCCAGCAGCTCCGCGAGAAGCAGAAGCTGAAGAGGATCTACGGCATGCGTGAGAAGCAGTTCTCCATCGACGTGGCAGAGGCTGTCCGCCAGCCCGGCGTCACCGGCGAGAACCTGCTGAGACTGCTGGAAGTGCGTCTGGACAACGTGGCCTTCAGGCTGGGCTTTGGCTTCAGCCGCAAGCAGGCCAAGCAGCTGGTCAGCCACGGTCACGTGCAGGTCAACGGCAAGAAGGTGGATATCCCCTCCTACAAGGTCAAGGTAGGCGACGTGGTCTCCGTGTGCGAGAAGGCCAGAAGCATAGCCTTTGTAGTGGATTGTCTTGCAGCCAATTCAAGGAACACTCCTCTCTGGCTGTCCCTGGATGCCGGCGCTTTTTCCGGCAAGGTAGTCAGCCTGCCCTCGAGAGAGCAGATCGACACAGACGTCAACGAGCAGCTGATCGTTGAATACTATTCCAGATAGTCGCGGAGGTGACTTGAATTATGGGTAATGACGAGCCCAGAATCATTGTAAAGAAAGAAAGCGACCTCTCCGGTCAGTTTGTAGTGGAGCCTCTGGTCCATACCTTCGGACACACTGTAGGCAACGCTCTCAGGAGAGTGCTTCTTCACAACATAGAAGGCGCTGCGGTCACTTCGATCAGGATCGAAGGGATCAACAACGAGTTTCAGACCATACCCGGCGTCCGGGAGGACGTGACCGAGTTCATGCTGAACATGCGGGGCCTGTATGTCAAGATGCTTGCCCCCGCCGGCGATACGGACGGGCGTGTCCTCAGGATACACGTGGAAGGCAGCGGACGCGTGACCGGCGCCGATATCCAGTGCGCCACCAACGACGTCATCATTGTCAACCCGGATCTGTATCTGTGCGAGATCACCGACGAGGCCGGCGTGCTGGACGTGGAAATGACTGTGGAGAAGGGCTACGGCTTCGTTCTGCCCGAACAGCAGCATATACACAAGGACGGAAACATCGGCATCATACCCATGGCATCCGTATTCACTCCCGTTATCAAGGTCTCTTATGACGTGGAGCCCACGAGAGTAGGCCACGACACCCATTTTGAGAGGCTGGTGCTCAACATTGAGACCAACGGCACCGTGACTCCCATAGAGGTGCTGACGGAGAGCTGCAAGATACTCATCAGGCAGTTCAATCTCATACGCAGCGTGGCGGGAGACGTAAGCGACGTGACCTTTGGCTTTGACGGGCCGGCCGTGTCGGATCACAAGCTCACTCAGAGAGTGGAGGATCTGGCATTCGGCCACAGGACGGCCAATTGCCTTCGCAGAGAGAACATCCAGACGGTGTCCGAGCTGCTGAATTACA
This DNA window, taken from Abditibacteriota bacterium, encodes the following:
- a CDS encoding adenylate kinase → MRIVLFGPPGAGKGTQAVRLSRALGVPHISTGDMLREAISRETAVGLSAKGYMDKGFLVPDEIVLGIVKDKIAADCREGFILDGFPRTIPQAEGLDALLAELDMPLEAVVDLELESRLIVERLSSRMVCPGCGEPYNTRSKMPAKEGVCDVCGCEIIRRDDDMPDAIQNRLDTYARLTAPLISYYRDKGILKGVDASGSINEIERLIRDALGV
- the map gene encoding type I methionyl aminopeptidase, which gives rise to MVTKKTPRELDRQRSACKVVAEVLQYAGRALSPGMTTLELDRLIDAKCAELGAVPSFKGLYGFPGAACISVNDELIHGIPSDRRVLNEGDIVSVDFGACKNGYHGDSTVTFVVGGPDKASEEAARLLTVTRNALAIGIKNAFPGNRLGDLGSAIEEYVTSMGCSVVREYVGHGIGKSVHEDPSVPNYGVPGKGLRLSEGVVLAIEPMVNAGSPAIRVLDNKWTVVTRDGALCAHFEHTVAVTKNGPEILTKL
- the infA gene encoding translation initiation factor IF-1, with the translated sequence MAKEEAITVEGRVVDSLPNAAFKVELPQGPIITAHISGKMRMNYIRILPGDRVTVELSPYDLTRGRITYRFKN
- the rpmJ gene encoding 50S ribosomal protein L36 — its product is MKVRASVKPMCDKCKVIKRHGVVRVICSAYPKHKQRQG
- the rpsM gene encoding 30S ribosomal protein S13, with protein sequence MARIAGVDLPRDKRIEYGLTYIFGIGLTSSRKILADAGVDPDTRVKDLSETEIGRLRKVIEDSYTVEGDLRREVGMAIRRLVEIGCNRGRRHRMNLPVRGQRTKTNARTRKGPRKTVSRSKKAAD
- the rpsK gene encoding 30S ribosomal protein S11, which gives rise to MVRKQVERVKAKPKRNVAHGVAHIKSTFNNTLVSITDDNGQVLSWCSAGQVGFKGSKKSTPFAASLAADKAAKAAMEHGLQKVDVMVKGPGSGRETAIRALATAGLDIVMIKDVTPIPHNGCRPPKRRRV
- the rpsD gene encoding 30S ribosomal protein S4 — translated: MSSQSIPACKMCRREGSKLYIKGTRCYSKKCPFDTVKSGKNSEKAVPPVPGMHGQSMQRKLSDYGQQLREKQKLKRIYGMREKQFSIDVAEAVRQPGVTGENLLRLLEVRLDNVAFRLGFGFSRKQAKQLVSHGHVQVNGKKVDIPSYKVKVGDVVSVCEKARSIAFVVDCLAANSRNTPLWLSLDAGAFSGKVVSLPSREQIDTDVNEQLIVEYYSR
- a CDS encoding DNA-directed RNA polymerase subunit alpha; the encoded protein is MGNDEPRIIVKKESDLSGQFVVEPLVHTFGHTVGNALRRVLLHNIEGAAVTSIRIEGINNEFQTIPGVREDVTEFMLNMRGLYVKMLAPAGDTDGRVLRIHVEGSGRVTGADIQCATNDVIIVNPDLYLCEITDEAGVLDVEMTVEKGYGFVLPEQQHIHKDGNIGIIPMASVFTPVIKVSYDVEPTRVGHDTHFERLVLNIETNGTVTPIEVLTESCKILIRQFNLIRSVAGDVSDVTFGFDGPAVSDHKLTQRVEDLAFGHRTANCLRRENIQTVSELLNYSESDLLKLRSFGKKSLDEVIAKLDEMGLALKK